A genomic stretch from Desulfohalobium retbaense DSM 5692 includes:
- a CDS encoding adenylate/guanylate cyclase domain-containing protein yields MSMRIKVFVGIFCIAFLASGATGSYFYLQAKMALYQGIRQQLEASAASTAALIDGEALQQLRSPDDAGSPAHRTIQEVLHSVAQATPEYLYVYTMRLDDGGVEFVVDTPPSDDNGDGTISEEEMPAPIGTPYESAPQSLRRGFTQVSSDSEPYVDQWGRTMSGYAPVYNSQGDSVGLLGIDMDVSRIHRKLSLIVQGGLISLGMAVALAIVLAYYFARQTLVPVRRLQNAMTRVQEGDYAVHMDTDRKDEFGQLANHFNTMVTQLRQKAWLVNNMGKVVNKNVVQRIQDESLELGGEVLQTTVLFCDLRGFTALSEKLPPKLLVHLLNEYFSAMVEAVERHGGIVDKFIGDAVMAVFGHPTPLPQEQDAALAAAQDMLAACDSLNVTMGVHKDILLINSVGIHTGMVMAGNIGSPERMEFTVMGDAVNVAARLENLTRQLGTRLAVSGDVVATLQDGSPLVSAGECDVSGRKEPVQVAILSQVESSSLERSPIRTDSQGD; encoded by the coding sequence ATGTCCATGCGTATCAAGGTCTTTGTCGGTATCTTCTGCATCGCTTTTCTCGCTTCCGGAGCCACCGGCTCGTATTTCTATCTCCAGGCCAAAATGGCATTGTATCAGGGTATCCGCCAACAATTGGAAGCCAGTGCCGCGAGCACGGCTGCTCTCATTGACGGCGAAGCCCTGCAACAGCTGCGATCTCCTGACGATGCCGGTTCTCCGGCCCACAGAACCATCCAGGAGGTCCTGCACAGCGTCGCCCAGGCCACGCCGGAATATCTCTATGTCTACACCATGCGCCTGGATGACGGCGGCGTGGAGTTCGTCGTGGATACCCCGCCCTCGGACGACAACGGTGACGGCACCATCTCCGAGGAAGAAATGCCCGCCCCCATCGGCACGCCCTATGAAAGCGCCCCCCAAAGCCTGCGGAGAGGCTTCACCCAGGTCAGCAGCGACAGCGAACCCTATGTCGACCAATGGGGGCGGACCATGTCCGGATACGCCCCCGTCTACAACAGCCAGGGCGACAGCGTCGGGCTTTTGGGCATCGACATGGATGTCAGCCGGATCCACCGCAAACTCTCGCTCATTGTCCAGGGCGGCCTGATTTCGCTCGGGATGGCCGTCGCGTTGGCCATCGTGCTTGCCTACTATTTCGCCCGGCAGACCCTGGTCCCGGTCCGCCGCCTGCAAAATGCCATGACCCGTGTGCAGGAAGGGGATTATGCGGTGCACATGGACACCGACCGCAAGGATGAGTTCGGGCAATTGGCAAACCATTTCAACACCATGGTCACGCAACTGCGCCAAAAAGCCTGGTTGGTCAACAACATGGGCAAGGTCGTCAACAAGAATGTTGTCCAGCGCATCCAGGACGAATCCCTGGAATTGGGCGGAGAAGTGCTGCAGACCACGGTCCTCTTCTGTGACCTGCGCGGATTCACTGCCTTGTCAGAAAAATTGCCCCCCAAGCTCCTGGTCCACCTGCTCAACGAGTACTTCTCGGCCATGGTCGAGGCTGTGGAGCGTCACGGGGGCATCGTGGACAAATTCATCGGCGACGCGGTCATGGCTGTCTTCGGCCACCCCACACCCTTGCCTCAGGAACAGGATGCTGCCCTGGCCGCTGCCCAGGACATGCTCGCCGCCTGCGACTCCCTCAATGTGACCATGGGGGTGCACAAAGATATTCTCCTTATCAATTCCGTGGGCATCCACACCGGAATGGTCATGGCCGGCAATATCGGGAGTCCGGAACGCATGGAATTCACGGTCATGGGGGATGCGGTCAATGTCGCCGCCCGGTTGGAAAACCTGACCCGGCAATTGGGCACACGTCTGGCCGTATCCGGGGACGTGGTCGCCACCCTGCAGGACGGGTCTCCCCTGGTATCCGCCGGAGAATGCGATGTCTCCGGAAGAAAGGAGCCGGTCCAGGTGGCTATCCTGTCCCAAGTCGAATCGAGTTCCCTGGAGCGGTCCCCGATCCGTACCGATTCCCAAGGGGATTAA
- a CDS encoding ADP-ribosylglycohydrolase family protein has product MLGAIAGDIIGSIFEGHPHKSKSFPLFTAHNHYTDDTVLTVAVAEAILYGLPNALTLQSWGRRYPHAGYGGRFRHWLQSPMPRPYFSWGNGAAMRVSPVGWAFADSQTVLEEAKATAMVTHNHPEGIKGAQATALAVFRARTKTSKEALREEIEDRFGYDLSRSLDEIRPQYTFDVSCQGSVPESLLAFLESTDYEDAVRNAVSLGGDADTMACIAGAVAEAAYGGIPEHIACVVRGRLPIALGNVVAQFLRAHSPEVPEIFCD; this is encoded by the coding sequence ATGCTCGGAGCCATTGCCGGTGATATCATCGGATCCATATTTGAGGGCCACCCTCACAAATCGAAATCCTTTCCCCTTTTCACTGCTCACAACCACTATACGGACGATACGGTCCTGACTGTGGCTGTGGCCGAAGCCATCCTTTACGGGCTGCCCAATGCATTGACATTGCAAAGCTGGGGGCGCCGCTACCCCCACGCCGGGTATGGCGGCCGTTTTCGGCATTGGCTGCAAAGCCCGATGCCCCGGCCCTATTTCAGCTGGGGCAATGGGGCGGCCATGCGGGTCAGTCCGGTCGGCTGGGCCTTTGCAGATTCCCAGACCGTATTGGAAGAAGCCAAAGCCACAGCCATGGTCACCCACAACCACCCCGAAGGGATCAAAGGTGCTCAAGCCACAGCACTGGCTGTCTTCCGAGCCCGGACCAAAACGAGCAAAGAGGCATTGCGCGAGGAAATTGAGGACCGGTTCGGTTATGACCTCTCCCGCTCCCTTGATGAAATCCGCCCGCAGTACACCTTTGATGTTTCCTGCCAAGGCTCGGTCCCCGAATCCCTGCTCGCCTTCCTCGAATCCACGGACTACGAAGACGCGGTGCGCAATGCCGTTTCCCTCGGCGGAGACGCCGACACCATGGCCTGTATCGCCGGCGCCGTGGCCGAGGCCGCCTATGGGGGCATCCCGGAGCACATTGCCTGCGTCGTTCGGGGGCGCCTGCCCATCGCCCTAGGGAACGTCGTCGCCCAATTCCTTCGGGCTCACAGCCCCGAGGTCCCCGAAATCTTTTGTGATTGA
- a CDS encoding cobalamin B12-binding domain-containing protein produces the protein MLDDRNALFEALSRPDSSITEATVQCVREASGYSKEEPDSSAMHSNVNEHLLYLSEAVRSGEVELFTEYMHWAQSLEAEGGYSQHYLETVLQCLQKVLGYHLPESQARFVDPFLDAAVAALYDDTTPPASYISAKSPLAEQAQTYLDALLAGKRHDALQLIQTMARGGAPVQDIYLDVFQSVQYEIGRLWQLNQISVAQEHFCTAVTQMAMAQLYPYIFATRRVGRTLVASCVGGELHELGPRMVADFFEMAGWDTYYLGANTPSASVIQTVLDQRADVVGISVTMTYYVHKAQDLIAALRDELGDSVRILVGGYPFVISTTLARDIGADGSAQNAQDAVRLAEHLVAS, from the coding sequence ATGCTCGATGACAGGAACGCTCTGTTTGAGGCCCTTTCCAGGCCAGATTCCTCCATTACCGAAGCAACGGTTCAATGTGTGCGGGAAGCCAGCGGATATTCGAAAGAAGAGCCCGATTCGTCTGCCATGCACTCCAATGTGAATGAGCACCTCTTGTATCTCAGCGAGGCCGTGCGCTCCGGGGAAGTCGAATTGTTCACTGAGTATATGCACTGGGCGCAATCGCTGGAGGCCGAAGGGGGGTACAGCCAACACTATCTGGAAACAGTGCTGCAATGCCTGCAGAAGGTGTTGGGCTACCACTTGCCCGAGAGCCAGGCCCGGTTTGTCGATCCGTTTCTGGACGCTGCGGTTGCCGCTTTGTATGACGACACGACTCCTCCGGCTTCGTATATTTCAGCCAAAAGCCCTCTGGCCGAACAAGCGCAGACCTATCTGGACGCGCTTTTGGCCGGAAAGCGCCATGACGCCTTGCAATTGATCCAGACGATGGCCCGCGGCGGGGCCCCGGTGCAGGATATCTATCTGGACGTCTTTCAGAGTGTGCAATACGAGATTGGGCGGCTGTGGCAGCTCAATCAGATCAGTGTCGCTCAGGAACATTTTTGTACGGCCGTGACCCAGATGGCCATGGCCCAACTCTATCCGTATATTTTCGCCACCCGTCGCGTCGGCCGGACCCTTGTGGCTTCCTGCGTCGGGGGAGAACTCCACGAACTCGGGCCTCGTATGGTAGCTGATTTTTTTGAAATGGCCGGGTGGGATACGTACTACCTCGGGGCGAACACCCCCAGTGCAAGCGTGATCCAGACCGTTTTGGACCAACGGGCTGATGTGGTCGGGATTTCAGTGACCATGACCTATTATGTGCATAAGGCCCAGGATCTCATTGCCGCCTTGCGAGACGAACTCGGGGACTCGGTCCGGATTCTGGTCGGAGGGTATCCCTTTGTGATTTCGACCACCCTGGCCCGAGACATCGGCGCAGACGGCTCGGCACAAAATGCTCAGGATGCGGTGCGGCTCGCCGAACACCTGGTCGCCTCCTAG
- a CDS encoding GGDEF domain-containing protein codes for MPYSCQGGLALFCSPTGSVLEVIRDETGLMDHLGSQPLLSRIIYKDDRRKLLNFLLRVRSYGSAFDWEIAVRCQEQAVPFYFAGVVHEEKILVVASHSQDGVYSLYEELMLINNEQVNQLRHVLKEKAERLYDTGDEEDGLWSDLTQMNNELINLQRELAKKNAALEAANTRINELLRTDPLTGVANRRHVEDFLGQAVARSERHGVPLCVVMCDLDRFKAVNDTYGHAVGDQALQGFASVLLENCRTEDLVGRFGGEEFLLVLQDTTLEAGGCLADRMRQKVATAVLVAEGVQQTASFGVAAYRAGEGSESVIQRADKAMYAAKNKGRDRVVLENETQPDSSLSPCAEERGKGA; via the coding sequence ATGCCCTATTCCTGCCAGGGGGGATTGGCCCTGTTTTGTTCCCCCACCGGTTCCGTCCTGGAAGTCATCCGGGATGAAACTGGCCTGATGGACCATCTCGGATCGCAACCGCTGCTCTCGCGCATCATCTATAAGGATGACCGCCGTAAGCTGCTCAATTTTCTTCTTCGCGTCCGAAGCTATGGCAGCGCTTTTGATTGGGAGATAGCCGTGCGCTGCCAGGAGCAGGCGGTGCCCTTCTATTTCGCGGGAGTAGTGCATGAAGAAAAAATTCTCGTCGTCGCTTCTCATTCGCAGGACGGGGTTTATTCCCTCTACGAAGAGCTCATGCTCATCAATAATGAACAGGTCAATCAGCTCCGCCATGTCCTTAAAGAAAAAGCCGAACGGCTGTATGACACCGGTGACGAAGAGGACGGGTTGTGGAGTGATTTGACACAGATGAATAATGAACTCATCAATTTGCAGCGTGAACTGGCCAAAAAGAATGCGGCGTTGGAAGCGGCCAATACACGCATCAATGAGTTGTTGCGCACTGACCCGCTGACCGGTGTGGCCAACCGTCGCCATGTCGAGGACTTCCTTGGTCAGGCCGTGGCCCGCAGCGAGCGGCATGGTGTGCCTTTGTGCGTGGTCATGTGTGACCTGGACCGGTTCAAGGCAGTCAACGACACCTACGGCCACGCGGTTGGCGACCAGGCTCTGCAGGGATTTGCCTCGGTGTTACTGGAAAATTGCCGCACGGAAGATCTGGTGGGGCGGTTTGGCGGCGAAGAATTTCTGCTCGTGCTCCAGGATACGACCTTAGAAGCGGGCGGCTGCCTGGCCGACCGGATGCGGCAGAAGGTTGCCACAGCTGTGCTGGTTGCTGAAGGGGTGCAGCAAACAGCAAGTTTCGGTGTGGCCGCCTACCGTGCAGGAGAAGGGTCTGAATCGGTAATCCAACGCGCAGACAAAGCGATGTATGCGGCCAAGAACAAGGGCAGAGACAGAGTGGTTCTGGAAAATGAGACCCAGCCTGACTCCTCTCTGTCCCCATGCGCAGAGGAGCGTGGGAAGGGGGCTTGA
- a CDS encoding alkaline phosphatase family protein, giving the protein MVLGLDGLPLSLAQRLSRQGVTPNLATLALDPRAGELQAEAPELSPVNWTSFSTASGPETHGIFGFVEMDRRDYRLRMVNGDDVQSPSVFQRLGEQGLTSKALNLPNTYPARSFPGMLVAGFVAPELSRAVFPRVLAGPLQDAGYILEADTVRGKADPDFLLGALHQTLAGRERALDLLWPDLAWDLFVFVLTETDRLGHFLFAALDNPEDPRHEACLDFMREWDRCLGRFLERYAALPEPKRLLSLADHGFTCLKTEVDLNVWLQQRGYLHLQGVPSDELDASVIGPGTTAFALDPGRIYLHSREAFARGTVSRRELDGMRHRLRDELLQLRFDGQPVLEDVHLGDELYPQSPFSNTPDLVCEARPGYELKAKFDRTAIFGHFGRYGTHTRGDAFLYDSEGERPRRVRDVGQAVLDFFHRPRILTAS; this is encoded by the coding sequence GTGGTTCTCGGATTGGACGGTCTACCGTTGTCTCTGGCCCAGCGGCTGAGCCGCCAAGGCGTGACTCCCAATCTGGCGACCCTGGCTCTGGATCCCCGGGCGGGGGAACTCCAGGCTGAGGCACCGGAACTCTCTCCTGTGAACTGGACCTCCTTCTCCACAGCCAGTGGCCCGGAAACTCACGGTATTTTCGGTTTTGTGGAAATGGACCGTCGTGACTACCGCTTACGGATGGTCAACGGCGACGATGTGCAGTCGCCGAGCGTCTTCCAGCGCTTGGGCGAGCAGGGGCTGACCAGCAAGGCCCTCAATCTGCCCAATACCTATCCGGCGCGGTCCTTTCCCGGCATGCTGGTGGCTGGTTTTGTGGCCCCGGAGTTGTCCCGGGCCGTCTTTCCCCGGGTCCTGGCCGGCCCCCTTCAGGACGCCGGATATATTTTGGAGGCCGACACCGTGCGCGGTAAGGCTGACCCGGATTTTTTGCTGGGCGCACTCCACCAGACCCTGGCCGGGCGGGAACGAGCCCTGGACCTGCTCTGGCCGGACCTGGCCTGGGATCTGTTCGTCTTTGTGCTCACCGAAACCGACCGGCTCGGCCATTTTCTGTTCGCCGCCCTGGACAATCCCGAAGATCCGCGCCACGAGGCCTGCTTGGATTTCATGCGCGAGTGGGACCGCTGTCTGGGCCGGTTCCTGGAGCGCTATGCAGCCCTGCCGGAACCCAAGCGGTTGCTCAGTCTGGCGGACCACGGCTTCACTTGCTTGAAAACGGAAGTGGATCTCAATGTCTGGCTTCAGCAGCGCGGCTATCTGCACCTGCAGGGCGTGCCGAGCGATGAATTGGACGCTTCGGTGATCGGCCCGGGCACCACAGCCTTCGCGCTTGACCCGGGCCGGATATATCTGCACAGCCGCGAGGCCTTTGCCCGTGGCACAGTCTCTCGCCGGGAACTGGACGGGATGCGTCACCGACTCCGCGACGAGTTGCTCCAATTGCGCTTTGACGGGCAGCCGGTGCTGGAGGATGTGCATCTGGGTGACGAACTCTACCCCCAAAGTCCGTTTTCCAATACGCCGGACCTTGTCTGCGAGGCGCGACCCGGGTATGAACTGAAGGCCAAATTTGATCGAACCGCTATTTTCGGCCACTTCGGGCGATACGGAACCCACACCAGAGGCGACGCCTTTTTGTACGACAGCGAAGGGGAGCGTCCCAGACGGGTCCGTGATGTCGGTCAGGCGGTCCTGGATTTTTTCCACCGCCCGCGGATCCTCACAGCCTCCTGA
- a CDS encoding MlaE family ABC transporter permease, whose amino-acid sequence MLQLFGALGAGTMRGLQQMGQMALLLGSACGWLLRRPFRIRLFFKQMEFVGVHSGFVVILTGLFTGMVLALQTYYAFRMFSAESLVGATVALSMTRELGPVITALMVTGRAGSAMAAEIGTMRVTEQVDALEVMAINPVQYLVTPRLLAGMVMLPLLTVISDFVGIAGGYLVGVKMLGINSSMFMNKIYDLLELSDIYNGLTKAVVFGLILTLVGCYKGFYTSGGAEGVGRSTTQAVVLASVLILMSDYILTALMF is encoded by the coding sequence ATGCTGCAACTTTTTGGGGCCCTAGGGGCCGGCACGATGCGCGGCTTGCAGCAGATGGGGCAGATGGCCCTGTTGCTGGGAAGCGCCTGCGGGTGGCTGCTCCGCCGTCCATTCAGGATCCGTCTTTTTTTCAAGCAGATGGAGTTTGTGGGGGTCCATTCCGGGTTCGTGGTTATCTTGACCGGCCTGTTTACAGGTATGGTCCTGGCCTTACAGACCTATTACGCGTTCCGGATGTTTTCTGCGGAGAGCCTGGTCGGAGCCACGGTGGCCCTGTCCATGACCCGGGAATTGGGCCCGGTGATCACCGCGTTGATGGTCACCGGCCGGGCGGGATCGGCCATGGCTGCGGAAATCGGGACCATGCGGGTCACCGAACAGGTCGATGCCCTGGAAGTCATGGCCATCAACCCTGTGCAGTACCTGGTTACCCCGCGCTTGCTGGCGGGGATGGTCATGTTGCCGCTTTTGACCGTGATCAGTGATTTCGTGGGCATAGCCGGTGGCTATCTGGTCGGGGTGAAGATGCTCGGCATCAACAGCAGCATGTTCATGAACAAGATCTACGATCTTCTGGAATTGTCCGATATCTACAACGGGCTGACCAAGGCCGTGGTCTTCGGCCTGATCCTGACCCTGGTCGGGTGCTATAAAGGATTTTACACTTCCGGCGGGGCCGAAGGGGTCGGCCGTTCCACGACCCAGGCCGTCGTTCTGGCTTCGGTGCTAATTCTCATGAGTGATTATATTTTGACCGCCTTGATGTTCTAG
- a CDS encoding ABC transporter ATP-binding protein produces MQESQNPIIELRQVSKQFGQQHVLNALDLAVPRNEVSVIIGRSGGGKSVLLKHIIGLLKPDSGAVFVDGEDIVSLGNRGLSRVRRKFGMLFQEAALFDSMTVFENVAFPLREHTRKSRSEIKDIVEDKLSSVGLKGMGYKMPSELSGGMRKRVGLARAMALEPQIVLFDEPTSGLDPVMSAAINELIVRTQAEFGATCVVISHDIQSTMATAHNVFMLYEGRIVASGPPTSIRDHSDPIVQQFIHGRAEGPIQVT; encoded by the coding sequence GTGCAAGAGTCCCAGAATCCTATCATAGAATTGCGCCAGGTCAGCAAACAGTTCGGCCAGCAACATGTCCTGAATGCGTTGGACCTGGCGGTGCCGCGCAACGAGGTCAGCGTGATCATCGGCCGTAGCGGCGGCGGCAAGTCGGTCCTGCTCAAGCATATCATCGGCTTGCTCAAGCCGGACAGCGGCGCTGTGTTTGTCGACGGGGAGGATATCGTGTCCCTGGGCAATCGCGGGTTGTCCCGGGTGCGCCGGAAATTCGGAATGCTTTTTCAGGAAGCCGCCCTGTTTGACTCCATGACCGTCTTTGAAAATGTGGCCTTCCCTCTGCGAGAGCACACGCGCAAAAGCCGTTCGGAAATCAAGGACATCGTCGAGGACAAACTGAGTTCGGTGGGTCTGAAAGGGATGGGCTACAAGATGCCCTCGGAGCTTTCCGGAGGGATGCGCAAGCGGGTCGGTCTGGCTCGGGCCATGGCCCTGGAGCCCCAGATTGTGCTGTTTGACGAGCCGACGTCCGGACTCGATCCGGTCATGTCCGCGGCCATCAATGAGCTTATCGTCCGGACCCAGGCAGAATTCGGGGCTACCTGCGTGGTTATCAGCCACGACATCCAGTCGACCATGGCCACGGCGCACAATGTGTTTATGCTCTACGAAGGGCGGATTGTGGCCTCTGGACCGCCAACATCCATCCGGGATCACAGCGATCCCATCGTCCAACAATTCATCCACGGCCGGGCCGAGGGGCCCATCCAGGTGACGTGA
- a CDS encoding MlaD family protein, which yields MSVYKGAEIKVGIFVCIALVALGYMSMQVGQGLFVDKDTKKVSVFFDNVSGLKQGAPVEIAGIEVGQVHSIGLADGRAELTLALDKGIAVPVDVKAVIRTRGVLGDKFVELRGGSPEMPNLEEGQRITRSSSPADLDQLLQKVGQIAEDISTVSQSVSNVFGGEQGEAQLQTIMDNVRELTVTLNGLVQQNAESVERIVANLDGFTADMREMTARNKDQINDAVSDLGAFAANMREITGENKDGIQRIVTNLDRASGKLQTTMQAMQDVLGKVDEGQGTLGTMVNDEEMAYDLKKTMASLESVSRKIDEGRGTLGKLVNDDTTGKELDKALEGVNTFLAKQEQFKTSVDFTSEYLADSGDMKSYLNLKLQPTEDKYYLLSLVDDPKGRTETTSLVRRYKKDGEPWKTYREEEEETQEDGLKFSAQMAKRWNDWVLRGGIIESSGGLGVDYYLWDDRIRLFAEAFDFDDENPPHLKAGGKLYFLNNFYISAGMDDFASDTGDESFFTGLGLRFSDDDLKYILGKTPLPQQ from the coding sequence ATGAGCGTGTATAAAGGGGCAGAGATCAAGGTCGGCATTTTTGTGTGCATCGCGCTGGTGGCCCTCGGCTATATGTCCATGCAGGTCGGACAGGGCCTTTTCGTCGACAAGGACACCAAAAAAGTCAGTGTTTTTTTTGACAATGTTTCCGGCCTCAAGCAGGGAGCTCCAGTGGAAATCGCCGGGATTGAAGTCGGGCAGGTCCATTCCATCGGTCTGGCTGACGGCCGCGCCGAACTGACGCTGGCACTGGACAAGGGCATTGCTGTTCCGGTGGACGTCAAGGCGGTCATCCGAACGCGGGGCGTACTCGGGGATAAATTCGTCGAATTGCGCGGCGGTTCGCCGGAGATGCCGAATCTGGAGGAAGGGCAACGGATCACCCGTTCGTCGTCGCCCGCGGATCTGGACCAGCTGCTGCAGAAAGTGGGACAGATCGCTGAGGATATCAGCACCGTCAGTCAATCGGTGTCCAATGTGTTCGGCGGTGAGCAGGGCGAGGCCCAATTGCAGACCATCATGGACAACGTCCGGGAATTGACGGTGACCCTCAATGGTTTGGTCCAGCAGAATGCTGAAAGCGTCGAGCGCATTGTGGCCAACCTGGACGGGTTTACCGCGGATATGCGGGAAATGACCGCCCGGAACAAGGACCAGATCAACGATGCTGTTTCCGACCTGGGGGCGTTTGCCGCGAATATGCGGGAGATTACCGGAGAGAATAAAGACGGCATCCAGCGTATTGTGACCAACCTCGACCGGGCCTCCGGCAAATTGCAGACCACGATGCAGGCCATGCAGGATGTGCTGGGCAAGGTGGACGAGGGGCAAGGCACCTTGGGCACGATGGTCAACGACGAAGAGATGGCCTACGACCTGAAAAAGACAATGGCCTCCCTGGAATCGGTTTCGCGCAAAATCGACGAAGGACGCGGGACCCTGGGCAAGCTGGTCAACGACGACACCACCGGCAAAGAACTGGACAAGGCCCTGGAAGGGGTGAACACCTTTTTGGCCAAGCAGGAGCAGTTCAAGACTTCCGTGGACTTCACCTCCGAATACCTCGCCGACAGCGGAGATATGAAATCCTATCTCAATCTCAAGCTCCAGCCCACCGAGGACAAGTATTACCTGCTCTCCCTGGTCGACGATCCCAAGGGGCGCACGGAGACGACCTCTTTGGTCAGGCGGTATAAGAAAGATGGTGAACCCTGGAAGACCTATCGGGAAGAGGAGGAGGAAACCCAGGAGGACGGTCTGAAATTTTCGGCCCAGATGGCCAAGCGGTGGAACGATTGGGTCCTGCGCGGCGGGATCATCGAGTCGTCCGGTGGCCTCGGAGTCGACTACTACCTCTGGGACGACCGGATCCGGCTCTTTGCCGAGGCGTTCGACTTCGACGACGAGAATCCGCCGCACCTCAAAGCCGGGGGCAAGCTTTACTTCCTGAACAATTTCTACATCAGTGCCGGCATGGACGATTTTGCCAGTGACACGGGCGATGAGTCCTTTTTTACCGGCCTTGGACTGCGATTTTCCGACGACGATTTGAAATATATCCTGGGCAAGACGCCGCTGCCGCAGCAATAG
- a CDS encoding metallophosphoesterase family protein: MRIGVLSDTHLHEPTEAFAAFFERFLAPADVLVHCGDIAGPSMLAFLESHVALYAVSGNMDVQLGELPPVRNVALGGNRRLGVVHGHNLPGRDIPRAVTTYFGDGPRLICFGHTHERYWEALSDGRFLLNPGSVTRPRDGRPGAALVDWPEDGPPEVQWVES; this comes from the coding sequence ATGCGTATAGGTGTGTTGTCAGACACCCATTTGCACGAGCCCACAGAAGCGTTCGCGGCCTTTTTTGAACGCTTTCTGGCCCCGGCTGACGTCCTTGTCCATTGCGGTGACATTGCCGGACCGTCCATGCTGGCTTTTCTGGAAAGCCATGTTGCCTTGTATGCGGTCAGCGGCAATATGGACGTCCAACTCGGGGAACTGCCTCCGGTGCGCAATGTGGCCCTCGGCGGGAACCGGCGACTGGGAGTGGTCCACGGCCACAACCTTCCCGGTCGGGACATCCCTCGGGCGGTGACCACCTATTTTGGGGATGGGCCGCGTTTGATCTGCTTCGGGCACACCCATGAGCGGTACTGGGAGGCTTTGTCCGACGGGCGGTTTCTGCTCAATCCCGGCAGTGTGACCCGTCCCAGGGACGGTCGGCCGGGAGCGGCGCTCGTTGACTGGCCGGAGGACGGTCCGCCAGAGGTGCAGTGGGTGGAGAGCTGA
- the infA gene encoding translation initiation factor IF-1, with product MAKEEAIEVMGEVLEALPNAMFKVKLENGHEVLGHISGKMRKHYIRILPGDKVKVELSPYDLTRGRIIFRYK from the coding sequence ATGGCCAAAGAAGAAGCGATTGAGGTGATGGGGGAAGTCCTTGAGGCCCTTCCCAACGCCATGTTCAAAGTCAAACTGGAAAACGGCCACGAGGTCCTGGGCCATATTTCCGGCAAGATGCGCAAGCACTATATCCGCATTCTGCCCGGCGACAAAGTCAAGGTCGAACTCTCCCCGTATGACCTGACCCGGGGACGGATTATTTTCCGCTACAAGTAA
- the thrB gene encoding homoserine kinase — translation MTTTETPSNITSRPQPATDSRPGSNIILIGMAGSGKTTIGKALAHRLGLAHVDTDHLLEAWWGIQLQQLRDLLGLEGFLEAEKKCVQGLILEDCVISTGGSVVYRAEAMRALQALGPIIGLTAGFPAIAERIARNPHRGLAIAEGQTLEDLYRERQDLYQSWSDLCIATDTHPIAACVQTIEEWLHGQKEGPAERI, via the coding sequence ATGACCACTACTGAAACGCCCTCAAATATCACCAGTCGCCCCCAGCCTGCGACAGACAGCAGGCCTGGCTCCAACATCATTCTCATTGGCATGGCCGGTTCGGGAAAGACAACGATCGGCAAGGCCCTGGCCCATCGATTGGGCTTGGCCCATGTCGATACCGATCACCTTCTGGAGGCCTGGTGGGGTATCCAATTGCAACAATTGCGAGACCTTCTTGGGCTGGAGGGATTTCTCGAAGCGGAAAAGAAGTGCGTTCAGGGGCTTATCCTGGAAGACTGCGTCATTTCAACGGGAGGAAGTGTCGTCTACCGAGCCGAGGCCATGCGCGCCCTCCAGGCCCTGGGCCCGATCATCGGTTTGACGGCCGGTTTCCCAGCCATTGCCGAGCGCATAGCCAGAAATCCCCATCGTGGGCTGGCTATTGCCGAGGGCCAGACGCTGGAGGACCTCTACCGCGAGCGCCAAGACCTGTACCAGTCCTGGAGCGACCTTTGCATCGCAACAGATACGCACCCCATTGCCGCGTGCGTACAAACCATAGAGGAATGGCTGCATGGGCAAAAAGAAGGCCCCGCAGAGCGGATTTAA